One Scomber scombrus chromosome 1, fScoSco1.1, whole genome shotgun sequence DNA segment encodes these proteins:
- the LOC133982253 gene encoding uncharacterized protein LOC133982253 isoform X1, translating to MTSEIYFESGPGGNNASLQSTTVGGSKPLHRFIKGEPKIIGIVVLVLGVSFIIISAALQADTIGHISSIFPPGNLLGTLYILCGILYILTEHNPTKKKVTMSLALSIVTILGAFWIILTRLPYIVHSHFYRHYEYLEGNSTETEEAAWVSDYEDMGITLEAIFVFYSFVGAIIFIVMSILAGAALRSTKSQVILMMSTTPTETPAEL from the exons ATGACATCTGAAATCTACTTTGAGAGTGGCCCAGGTGGGAATAACGCAAGTCTTCAAAGCACCACGGTGGGGGGCAGCAAGCCTTTACACCGCTTCATTAAGGGTGAACCCAAGATTATTGGC ATCGTTGTGCTGGTCTTGGGCGTATCTTTCATCATTATATCCGCTGCATTGCAAGCAGACACTATTGGACATATATCATCAATCTTCCCACCTGGAAACCTGCTGGGAACACTG TACATCTTGTGTGGGATTCTATACATTCTGACAGAGCACAacccaaccaaaaaaaaa GTGACCATGTCCTTGGCTTTGAGTATTGTCACTATACTAGGGGCATTTTGGATTATATTGACCAGACTGCCATATATAGTGCACAGCCACTTCTACAGGCACTATGAGTACCTGGAAGGCAATTCAACAGAAACTGAGGAAGCAGCATGGGTCTCAGATTATGag gACATGGGAATAACTCTGGAAGCCATCTTTGTGTTCTACAGTTTTGTTGgtgcaattattttcattgtaatgTCAATTCTGGCTGGGGCTGCCCTGCGTTCCACTAAGAGCCAG GTCATTCTAATGATGTCTACTACACCGACTGAAACGCCTGCTGAATTATAA
- the LOC133982253 gene encoding membrane-spanning 4-domains subfamily A member 15-like isoform X2, with protein sequence MTSEIYFESGPGGNNASLQSTTVGGSKPLHRFIKGEPKIIGIVVLVLGVSFIIISAALQADTIGHISSIFPPGNLLGTLYILCGILYILTEHNPTKKKVTMSLALSIVTILGAFWIILTRLPYIVHSHFYRHYEYLEGNSTETEEAAWVSDYEVILMMSTTPTETPAEL encoded by the exons ATGACATCTGAAATCTACTTTGAGAGTGGCCCAGGTGGGAATAACGCAAGTCTTCAAAGCACCACGGTGGGGGGCAGCAAGCCTTTACACCGCTTCATTAAGGGTGAACCCAAGATTATTGGC ATCGTTGTGCTGGTCTTGGGCGTATCTTTCATCATTATATCCGCTGCATTGCAAGCAGACACTATTGGACATATATCATCAATCTTCCCACCTGGAAACCTGCTGGGAACACTG TACATCTTGTGTGGGATTCTATACATTCTGACAGAGCACAacccaaccaaaaaaaaa GTGACCATGTCCTTGGCTTTGAGTATTGTCACTATACTAGGGGCATTTTGGATTATATTGACCAGACTGCCATATATAGTGCACAGCCACTTCTACAGGCACTATGAGTACCTGGAAGGCAATTCAACAGAAACTGAGGAAGCAGCATGGGTCTCAGATTATGag GTCATTCTAATGATGTCTACTACACCGACTGAAACGCCTGCTGAATTATAA
- the LOC133982253 gene encoding uncharacterized protein LOC133982253 isoform X3 — MTSEIYFESGPGGNNASLQSTTVGGSKPLHRFIKGEPKIIGIVVLVLGVSFIIISAALQADTIGHISSIFPPGNLLGTLYILCGILYILTEHNPTKKKDMGITLEAIFVFYSFVGAIIFIVMSILAGAALRSTKSQVILMMSTTPTETPAEL, encoded by the exons ATGACATCTGAAATCTACTTTGAGAGTGGCCCAGGTGGGAATAACGCAAGTCTTCAAAGCACCACGGTGGGGGGCAGCAAGCCTTTACACCGCTTCATTAAGGGTGAACCCAAGATTATTGGC ATCGTTGTGCTGGTCTTGGGCGTATCTTTCATCATTATATCCGCTGCATTGCAAGCAGACACTATTGGACATATATCATCAATCTTCCCACCTGGAAACCTGCTGGGAACACTG TACATCTTGTGTGGGATTCTATACATTCTGACAGAGCACAacccaaccaaaaaaaaa gACATGGGAATAACTCTGGAAGCCATCTTTGTGTTCTACAGTTTTGTTGgtgcaattattttcattgtaatgTCAATTCTGGCTGGGGCTGCCCTGCGTTCCACTAAGAGCCAG GTCATTCTAATGATGTCTACTACACCGACTGAAACGCCTGCTGAATTATAA